A region of the Bos mutus isolate GX-2022 chromosome 18, NWIPB_WYAK_1.1, whole genome shotgun sequence genome:
CAGGGTCAGTCGAAGCTGCAAACCCAACCAGCTGTCTGACCCGGGATAGGTGTCACCCAGGACTAGTTTTGCTTTCTTGATGTTTAATCAAAAGGCCTGTTGGTCTTTGTCTGAACAGACAGCTTTGGAGATGAGGTCAGACCTTCTCCTCCAGCAGCTCTGTTTAGGGGCTCTGATTAAGCAGTTTCTTTCACTTCTAATGATAgcagttgttgctgtttagttgcttagtcatatctgactctttgccaccccatggacggtagctcaccaggctcctctgtccgtgggattctccaggcaagaatactggagtgggttgccatttccttctccaggggatcttcctgacctagggatcaaatctgcgtctcctgaattggtaggtagattctttaccactgagccacctgggaagcaccccgTGATAGCAGTGGTAGCTACTACATAGGGAGTGCTTGCCACTGAGCTGGAGCTATGCCACAGATACAGCGGAGACAGCGCACACATGGAAGGCTCAGGAAGGCTGTGCTGGGGCCTCAGTGAGCTGTGCGCAGAAGAGGGAGAGGCTCAGAGACCTGTCCTGGGTCAAACAGCTGCTTGGGTTTGGAGCTTGGACTGGCTCTGGTCAACCTCAGAGACTGAGTGATTTCTACTGGACTACAGGAATCAAGTGAGCTGTtatccatccactcattcattccacACGTATTAACTGAGCGCCTAgttatgccaggcactatgcagAGCGCTGGGACACAGTAGGaaacaaaacaggcaaaatgtctcatccttccctggtggctcagacagtagagaatctgcctgcaatgcaggagacctgggtttgatctctgggtcaggaaggtcccctggagaaggaaatgacaacctactccagtattcttgcctggagaattccatggtcagaggaacctggtgggcttgaggtcataaagagtcaagcatgactgagtgacttaatgcTTTCAATTTCTGGGGAACTCATGgagaagtccagaaataaacagaaaaataagtcaaGACACGCAGGGTGTTAGTGATGAGCAGTAAGGAGGAAAATGAAGCAGCGAGGAGGGCTCGGGGGTGTGGGGAGTAGAAATGGTAGATACAGTGGCCAAGAAGGGCCTGAGCAAGAAGGTAAGTAAGTGTCACTCAAGGTGACACTTGAGTAAAGAGCCAATGGACGTGAGGACACTGGACATTCAGACTTGGGGGAGCAGGGGAGCGATCCAGGCAGAGGCTCAACCAGTACAAAGGCCCCGAGGGAGGACCTACCTGCTACAGTCAGAAACAGCAAGGCCAGCAGGCCAGGCGGGCCTACTCGTGTGGAGGCTATGATTTCAGCAGTGTTTACTCCCCGGGTACAGAGGAAGAGTCTCCAGTTCAGCAAGGGTAGGTCACTAGTCCAAGGACACATGGCTAGGGAGGTGgtcaagccaggattcaacagagCTCTGCATCGCTGTGTCTCAGAGTTCCAGAGGCCTCGCCATCAGGGTGCTGTGGTTGCTGGGGTGACACCAGGAACCACAGTGCTGGAGTGTAGGGTGCTCTTAGTGTCCACACTGTGTCAGGGACCTTCAGGGCCGGGGTCACAGGGAAGCTGCTGGGACATGGGCTAATGAGTAGATACAAAATAGAGGACCTGCTACAGTGGCAGAGGTTACTTACCAGTAGGTACAAAATACAGTCTGTCTCCTTGGAGGACTGGACACTGAGTTGTTCTACCCTGCCCTGCCCGCAGTGTGCCAAGTGCCGAGAGTCATTCCACGGGAGCCCGCTAGGGGGCCAGCAGTGCTACCGCCTCATCTCCGTGGAACAGGAGTACTGCCTGGACCCCACGTCCCAAACCAACTGTTTCCACGAGCCCAAGCGCCGGGCTCTGGGTCCCGGCCGCACCGTTCTCTTTGGAGTGCAGCCTAAGTTCACCAACGTGGACATCCGCCTGACGCTGGACGTGACCTTTGGCGCCGTGGACCTCTACGTCTCCACCTCCTATGACACCTTTGTGGTCCGCGTGGCTCCCGACACTGGTGTCCACACCGTGCATATCCAGCCGCcaccgcctcccccacccccaccaccccctgctGACGGCGGGCCCCGGGGACCTGGGGATCTCGGGGGacctggggctggaggtgggccGGCTACCCCAGCAGAGCCGCGAGTGCGGGAGGTCTGGCCACGGGGCCTGATCACCTACGTGACAGTGACAGAGCCGTCGGCGGTGCTGGTGGTCCGTGGCGTGAGGGACCGGCTGGTCATCACCTACCCGCACGAGCACCACACCCTCAAGTCCAGCCGCTTCTACCTGCTCCTGCTaggtgtgggagacccaagtGGGCCCAGTGCCAACGGCTCAGCTGACTCGCAGGGCTTGCTGTTCTTCCGGCAGGACCAGGCCCACATTGACCTGTTTgtcttcttctctgtcttcttctcctgcttcttcctcttcctctcgcTCTGTGTGCTGCTCTGGAAGGCCAAGCAGGCCCTGGACCACCGGCAGGAACAGCGCCGGCACCTGCAGGAGATGACCAAGATGGCCAGCCGCCCCTTCGCCAAGGTCACTGTCTGCTTCCCGCCAGACcctgctgccccagcccccacctggaagcctgctgggctcccGCCACCCGCCTTCCGCCGCTCCGAGCCCTTCTTGGCACCCTTGCTGCTGACCGGGGCCGGCGGGCCCTGGGGACCTGTAGGAGGGGGCTGCTGCCCACCGGccatccccaccaccactgcCGGCCTGCGAGCCGGGCCTATCACCCTTGAGCCCACCGAGGATGGCATGGCCGGCGTGGCCACACTGCTGCTCCAACTGCCTGGCGGGCCCCACGCACCCAACGGCGCCTGCCTGGGGTCAGCGCTCGTCACACTGCGGCACCGGCTGCACGAATactgcggcggcggcgggggcgctGGGGGCAGTGGGCATGGGGCTGGTGCGGGCCGGAAGGGGCTGTTGAGCCAGGACAACCTCACCAGCATGTCCCTCTGACCCTCGGCAGGACCTTCGGCCCCAGCAGTCGAGTCCCCTTAGGGTGGCCGCCCTGGACTTGGGGCCCTTCCAACTGGGACACTGTGTCCTCAGAGACTTCTGGTTTCCTTCCCCTGGGGGGAGGGTCCCCAGACAGAGCCTTCTTTGTTCTGCGTTCAACAATTACTGACTGAATACCtactacgtgccaggcactgggcgTGAGTAGGAACCAAGACAGTCAGGGTCCCTGATCTCGCGGGATTTTAGGTCCCAGTGCCAGGAGACAGTCGACGTGCGCATGCGCACGCACACGCGTAAATGAGGAAAAGCATGTTGAATCGGGCGAGTGGAGTGAGTTAGCAACGGGATGCGCTTGTGAGGGACCTCGGGGTCGTCAGTTGTTCACTGTGCGAAGCTCGACTTTAAGAAGGAAACCGACTGTGGGAGGACCTATGGGGAGCGGgatccaggcagaaggaactccaaggacagaggcacAGAGGCGGGAAGTGGTTGACGTTACTGAAAAGGGTCGGAAAGCTGGCCAGTGTGACCCTGACCAAATGTGCAGAGGCGGTGGGGTCAGGGTCGAGCAGGGGGCAGATCACTCGGGGCCCACCAACCCCGGGTAGGGCTTAGGGTTTTACTCTCAGGGCATTGGGAAGCCATTGGACAGTCTTCTGAGGGAGAATGACAGGATCCGATGTATTTAAGAGGTCACTCAGCTGTGTGGAGAATAGACTGGAGATGCCGAGAGAAGCCGCAGTGGGGCAGGACCCGAGATGGGCCAGGTCAGGGCAGAGGCTGTGAGAGGAGACTGGGACAGAAGCGGGTGAGTGGAAGGATGTTATAATGGCAAACATGGACATCGgagtaggggagggaaggaggccaAGCTGATGCCAGCTTTGTGGCCCAAACTGTGGGCCGAGGTGGGGTTGTTGGTGAAGGTGGGACAGACTGGGGCTGTGGGGGAAGATTAGGAGTCCAGCTTTAGACCTGAGATGCCTTTCAGCGACATCTCTTCAGTCAGGTCCCACCAGGGACACAGCCGCTGCCCTGAGGATCTGGGCAGAGGGGGCTGAGTGTGGGggttggctcagtggtgaaggagGGGTGCTGCTGTGAGGAGACTGGAAATGGGGCCGCCCAGTGAGCCAGAGCAAGATGCTGTTTCTGCCACCACGAGGCTGCAGGGACAAGCTCAGGTGGTGGTCCCCGAAGTCTGGGCCAGGGTCGCTGCGCTGCCAGGGCGTGTGAGGAGACAAAGCCCCCTGCCTGAGATACCCTCCTGGGTGaggttgtggggggagggggatacCCAGGTTGGGAATAGAAATGACAGTTTTCAACCTACAATTCTCTTCCCAGATGACATTTCCTTGAAGCAGCATCTGGCCTTTCCCCAAGGCCTCCTCTTGCCCCAGCCGCCACCTTGGATTTCTGAGCCCTTCTGTCCATAGactgccccacctcccccagtCCTAACCATCTTGAACTTCGGACTCCTCCTTTCCCAAGACTCCACCCCCCAGCTCTTTTTTGGACCTTGGAAAGCAGGGACCCTGTGTCTTCCTGTCTGCTGGGGGCCTTTGTCTAAGAGGCTGATCCCTATGTTGCCATCAGAGGCTGTGGGAAATTGGGGGAGCagtaaaagcaacaaataaaGAGTGTGTGAAGACCCGGTGTCAAGTGCTGTCTGTAGGGGATGGGCTGGCTTGGCTCTCTGACCGGGCACCTGAGAGCTGGTTACGTCGGATAAACATCCTTATCTtggtgcccccaccccccaagccaTGTGGCCAGGGCCTGACTCCTCACCATCTCTTCTGATGGGCATGGGAGTGGTACCACTACAGAAGCTCTTGTTTCCCAGAAGGCATGAACTGAGGGGACCTGAGGGCAGTGAGACCTTTTACCCTTGCCCAGATCCCTATTGAAAAGAGACCCCCTACTCAGCTCAAGAAGGAAAACAGCCTGCCTTGGTCCCAAGTTCAGGTTTTATTCTGGCCCCTGACATTAAGAGAACTCAGGCAGCACAAAGACTGAAATGAGGCCTTGGCACAGTGAGTGTTCTCCACTTCAAGTAGATTCTCTCAACCCAAATGGAAAGCATCACGGGAACTTCTATTTGCCAGTCCTCTGGGTGAGCAAGAGCCCTGTTGTGAGGGAAGGTAGGGACAGGAGACCCCATCCCTTCAGTCTGGCTGGGAGTGTTCAACAGTGTACTTTTggggggcatccctggtggctcagtgataaaagatccacctgccaatgcaggatagaggggttcaacccctggtctgggaagatgccacatgccacggagcaactaagcccgggtgccacaaccactgagcctgtgctctagcatCGGAGCCAAAACCTCTGAGGCCCGACaagcccatgctccccaacaagagaagccgctgcagtaaGAAACCTTcaccctgcaactagagagtagccttgGCGCAaggaggacccagcacagccaaaaataaatgaaaaaaattttttaaagttaactttCTGCAAACCCAGCCCCTAGGCACAGGCTGGCCACCTCTGATATTTAGCCAAGAACACAGAAATGTGTTGCATCGAGGGGGCCAGTGAGCCTTCAGTGCAGCCTGTGAGTATCGCAATATTTTCAGACGTGATGGGCAGTTTAAAGAATTTTGGGGGATTACTCTGCCCATACACATTTTGCCTTCATGAGATGATAGTCACACCTGACCTCCAAGACGTGACTGTGAGCTTACATTGCTAAGTATCAATGCTAGATGGCTCGCTTGATCTTTGCATTTGATCTTTCCAACAACCAATTGTATAAGGTAGGTACCGTGTAGTCTCCATCTTGCAGATGAAAAAACAGTACTTCATAGacattatggagaaggaaatggcaacccactccagtacttgtgcctgggaaaccccatggaccgaggagcctggtaggttacagtccatggagtcgcaaagactcggacacgagtgagcgacttcactttctttttctttgagtgaCAGCTGCCATATGAATCCGGACCTTCTGACTCTCTCACCCACGTTCctgaccaccaggctcttccacgTCCCAAGGAAGGACGGCATTACTCAGCACAGATAGACCTCACTGAAAGCTATCTCAGCGCAGAGCAGACGCTAGGAGTCGGTGTTCAAAATGGCCAATTTGTGCTCAGGATAAGGCAGAATTGCCCAACTGGGGAAGCTAGGTAGCAGTGGGACATGCTGCCTCAGGGAGTCCTGGAGCCAGTGGTCACGCATAATCAGAAAGGAGCTGAGGTTCTTCCAGACTCTTACATGTTGTGCTCGGACACTTTGGTAAGGTCTCTGCCTAACACTCACGCTGTGACTTTGCCTTCCTAAGCAGAACGTTTGCTCTTGGACTGGACTTTTCCTCTGGGACAGAGCTACCCTCCCTCCAACCCCTGTCACTGCTATGTAGATGTCCCTGTACAGATGCCCCATGGCGTGTGTTCCTCCTTCCTCCATGTCAGCCCCTTGCCTGGCACCTCTCCCTGGTATCCACACACCTGAGTGCACACCTAAGAGGCTCATAGTGAAGTGAGAGAAAGCCTGGACACGGGAGGCTAGGGACCTGGATTCTAGCCTGTGTGTGGCCACTGACATCCTAGGGACTTCAGGAGAAATTTTACCGAGGGCCTACAGCACTCCAGCACTGTGCTCGGTGCTTggcatgagttttttttttaatttatttgacagCGCTGAGTCCTACCTGTAGCATgtagggtctttagttgtggcatgcagaatctagttccccaaccagggatcaaacctgggccccctgcactggacgtgcggagtcttggccactggaccaccagggaagtcccagggagggCCTAGCTCTAAGATGACATGTGAGCAGCAGTGAAGGAATCAGCCATAAGGACATCCGAGGAAAGAACTCTGAGTTGCGGGAACAGCCAGAGCAAAGATCCTAACGTGGGAGCGCGCCTAACATTTCAGAGAAACAACAAAGAGGCTCCTGTGgaataaagagaataaagaggGAAGGTCACAGGGGGAAAAAGATGCAGATTGTGTAGATCCTTAAGTTGCTGTGAGGacgctgtttcttttcttttctttttttttttaaatacttatttttatctgTGTCGTATCTTAGCTGTGGCttgttgtggctcacaggcttagttgctctctagcatgtgtgatcttagttccccgaccaatgCTTGAACCCAtttcccttgcattggaaggcagattcttaaccactggaccgccagggaagtccccatactcTGGCTTTTTCCTCCATGCAGGAGGTGCCATCAGAGGGTTCTGAGCCCAGGAGACATGTGATCTACTTCCACACATGTgtccacagggctcctctgtgggGGAGAAACTAAAAACAGGCTGGAGGCAAGGCAGGAAGCTCAGTGGGGGAGCCACTGTGGTTGGAGCAAGTCTTGCAGTAGAGTGGGAAGAAGGGAGACTCTGGATATGTTCTGAAAGTAGAACCACCAGAATTTGTGGGGGCAAGAGGCTCAGAAACGTTTATTAATTTACTAAGATAACATAGCTAGGAAGTGGCAAGAGTCAAGGTTGAGCCCCAGGTCTGTCCAGTGTTGAAACCTGAACAGTTTTTAATCTGCTAGTTGCTTTTGCAATAAAGAGGGTGAATTGAATCAGATGATCCTTGAATGTTCCTTTCTACAGCACTAGGGTTGTAAAGCTGACAGTTCTGTGCTTTGAAGACAGAGCCCTCAGATCTGTTAGCAATGTAAGTATACCAAGAGTCCATAGGCAATGACTGACCAAGGGGACTCTTCTAaatttgttctttggaagggtTAGTGCCTGCATGGTTCCCAGACAGCCTTTCTGGGTTTGCTTCTTTTCAGGCTCCAGTCAAGAGCTTTAGGTTGGCAGCTAAGGAGTTAGTGCTTTTACTTTGTTAGCGAGGACTCCCTGACTTAGTGAGGAAGAGACTTGCCAACGACTTACACAGCAGATGCAGGTCAAGCATCTGCCTCCGGAACTCCCTCCACACCAAGACATCTCCCCTGTGTCCCCGCCTCCCTCATCAAACCTCCTTCTCCACCCAGATTCCTTCCCTGGGAGAAAAAGGATGTAGGCGGAGTTGGTTTTCAGGTTTTTATTGTGGATGCATTTTTggtgagggatggggtggaggggtaGGCCCTCCCAGGAGAGGGCAAAGGAGGGCAGGCGTCTCGGGGGCGGAAAGGagaaggggcgggggcggggggcgggaaggagaaggtgggggaAACTTCTTTACTCTCGGATCTTCAGTTCCCGCGCCATCTGACAGAGCGCGCAGGGCAAACAAAAGGTGAGGGCTGCCCAGTCCTTCCCGATGGAACCCtagagagtgggagagagaggttAGCAGCCCTAACCTGGCACCCGAGGAGGCCAGTCCCCCAGCCCTCGGCTCCCACGGGTCCCGGCGCGCACGCACCTGGATGCGGTAGCGCTCGCGCATGCCGGTGCGCAGGGAGTGCAGGCCTCCGGGCAGGTAGGGCGTGCAGCAGCACTCGCCGAAGTCGTCGGAGATGCGGCAGGCGAGGCACAGGGGGGCGAAGGTGCCGCACAGACCTGGAGCATACGCAGGGCGCTAAGGGCGGGGCCCACCGGGCGCCTCCGGCCGGCTACGCCTCGGGGAGGGGCGAGGCGGGGTCCGCGGGGCGCGGGGTGAGGGTCCCAGAGGCAACTGAGTGTTGGAAGAAGTGAAAGTCCCAGAGGAAATTAGGGGTCCGAAGAGTAAGGGTTTCTAGAGCGGGAAAGAGGGTTTAAAGAAGGAGTTGGAGCCACAAGGAAAACAGTCGAGGGTGCAAGGGGCACGAGGAGGGTCCCCGTGAGAGTTGGAAGGTGTGATGAAGCCAGGATCCTAGGGAGTGTCGGGCGTCGGAGAAAGGCGGGAGGGTTAGAGACCGGGTATTCAGGGCCCACGGGAGGGACCGGGGAGTGGGGTGAGGAGGGTGAAGCTGAGGGtgaccctccttcccctcccgctCCTTCCCGGGTCTGGAGAGAGAGCGACAGGGCACTCACAGACGGGCATGTCGTTGCAGCAGTCCGTGAGGCCGGTGTGCCAGTCACTGAGCTGGGTCTGGTAGCAGGTGCTGGCGCTTTGGGGCTGACTGGTCACTGGGTAGGACATGGCTgcagagggagggggcgggggtcaGCGGGCAGCCTCGCAGCACCTCCCCGGCCCTGGCACCTCTGCCGCCCCTCCCTCTGCCGGGCAGTCTGGGCAAGGCCTCCAGGCCGCCCATCGAGGGGACACCACTGCGTCTTCCCAGTCCCTGCCGCCACTTCTGGGCATCGCCACCCCCATTCTGTCCCCGGAGTTGCTGCCTCCTGCATGTCTGGT
Encoded here:
- the CNFN gene encoding cornifelin — translated: MSYPVTSQPQSASTCYQTQLSDWHTGLTDCCNDMPVCLCGTFAPLCLACRISDDFGECCCTPYLPGGLHSLRTGMRERYRIQGSIGKDWAALTFCLPCALCQMARELKIRE